From the genome of Leptospira koniambonensis:
TGGGGTGTACGGATCTAAACTATTTTTGCATTTTCGGGACTACTGACCTTGGTCTAGATTCAGGAAATTCTACTCTGGACCTAGATGTAGGAGCTCCTACAGGAGGTTTTTAGTATTCTATCTCTGTGTGCTCCGTGGTCTCTGTGTGAAAGTATTGAATAGACCGAATTGGAAAGGAAGGAAAAATTTAAGAAATGAGAATCAGCTCTGAACATAGACCTTGGCCAGTTCCTAAAGCAGGTTGGAGAATGAAACAGATTTGGCATGATCTATTATTCGTTCATTGGCCTTTGCCAGTTTCTATGATCCGACCTTTTGTTCCTAAACGTTTAGAAATTGATACCTTTGAAAACCAAACTTGGATTGGAGTAGTGCCATTTCATATGAGTGGGATTAGAATGAGAGGTTTACCAGTAATGCCGATCGCTTCTCGTTTTCCTGAAATTAACGTTAGAGTGTATGTTACTATAGATGGAAAACCAGGAGTATATTTTTTCAGTTTAGATGCAGAGAGTTGGCTTGCAGTGAAAGTTGCGAGGGCATTCTATCATCTTCCTTATTATCTGGCGAATTTCAAAGTTATTGAAAAAGAAAATAGGATTTACTATCAATCCCAAAGAACTTCTTCCAAGAATAGATTTTGTTTCCAGGCAGAATACGGACCGACTTCAGATGTCTTTTTAGCAAAGAAGGGGAGTTTGGATTATTGGTTAACTGAAAGATATTGTTTGTATGCTAATAATAAAAATTCTTTATATAGATGTGAAATCTTGCATGAGCCTTGGCCTCTACAAAAAGCGGAAGCTAACATTTTGCAGAATACAATGGCTGACCTAGAAGGGATCCGACTTCCGGATATAAAACCACTCTATCACTTTTCCAAGAAGATAGAAGTATTGACTTGGGGTTTAGAAAAAGTTTAAGATAGAATTTTGTTTTTAAATTCTATCCAATCTTTCACGAGACGATCTGAAAAATCAGTATCTTTATATTTCTCATAAAACTGCTTTTCTCCTAGATCCAAAAAGTTGCCTTCGAAAATTTTTCCGCCTAGACGATTTTTGGCGGAAAGTTTACGAAATGTATCTGCAAGATCATAAGATTTATTTGGTTCCAGATCGGAAAGGCATTCTGCTTTCATCCAAGAAAGTCCCAGATAAAAATATCCCCCCGGTGTAAATTTGACCATGTCGTCATGTAAACTAAGTCCAGTATAGGTCGCGTTTTCAGGGATTTTAGATAAGTATAATATACAATCGAATTTATTTTGTTCTTCTTGGCTCGGCCAAGGATTAAAACCTGATTCCGGAAAAAGAATAAAATCAGGATTTAAAACTAAGAATTTATCTTTCGAATTCCAAAATCTTTCGATTCCCGTACGAATTCCTCCACCAGTTCCTAAAATTTCAGGAGTTTCTGTGGAGAAGTTTAACTGAAAGTCTTTAAAACCTTTAAGTTCTTCTTGTATCTTTTCTCCTAGATAATGTAGGTTTAGGAGCCCATCTTTTACTCCCCAGGATTTAGCATGAAATAGAGAGTAATAGATGAGAGGAATATTATTTATTTTTAAAAGAGGTTTAGGAAGAACTTTTGTCCATTCTCCCATTCTGGTCCCGAAACCTGCGCATGGAAAGAATGCTTTCATTCTAAAGTTTTTCCAAGAATAGAGTATTATGTGATAATTCTTTTTTTAGTAGATGAAAGAATAAAAACAATTGGTCCGGGAAAAGTCCTACTTGTACGATCTCTAATAGATTATCTAAACAGTTTAATACACTTTGTCTGTATTTGTCCTGCTTCTTCTCTGCAACTAACATAAAATAAGATCCAAGTGCCTTGTAAGATCTTTGCAGACATTGTAGATAATAACATTCTCTTGGTTTTTTAAATCTGTTATCGCTTAGTTTTAAGAAGAGCAAAAAGAGTCCCTGTCTCATTGCAAATGGGATCGGTCTATAGGCGTCGTATAACAAGCTGGAAATATCATAAAATGGCGTTCCCATTCTTGCATCCTGGAAATCGATCAGAGTCAATTCTCCAGTAGGGGAGAGCATAATATTTCGAGCATGAAAGTCCCGGTGGCAGAATACCTTTTCCTTATATTCTGCTAAAAACCCAGAAGACTCTTCTAAGAAAAAAACTACCTCTGGTCTGAGTTTTGTCCTAAGTTTAAACATCTCAGAAAATTTAATATATGAAGAAAACGTAAACTTATTCTCGAAATTTAACTTCTCATAGTCGAATTCACGAGTAGAAACTGGAGGTTCTGGTCTGGTCTTTTGAAGAGAAACTAATAATTCTATAGATTTTACTAAGAAGGTTCTGTACTCTGCATCTTCTTGGATGGAGCTTAGGTCAGAATCTCCTTCGTCTGAAAGAAGCATTAGCTTATTGAATACATCTGTTTTATATATTTTAGGGACCTTGAAACCGTGGTGTTCTAAAAAATGTCCCACTTCCTGAAAGTCATGTTGGAAGACTTGGTCCTTACATAAGATCTTTGTGGCTCCATCAGGATATATTGCACGATAGTATCTGCGTGCAGAAGCTTCTGGATTGAGTGAGTCAATTTTTTCTGGAAACTTTCCATCTATCGCGAGGAAGCGAAAATCTATCTCACTTAAAACTTCGTTCATAGCCACGTATGGCTAGTTCTACAATTTGTCCGGAAAGACCAAGCGGAATTCGGTACCTTTTTCCGGCTCTGAATCGATTTCTATTCGGATACCAAATACGTCAGCAATCTCTTTCGCTACGAACATTCCAAGCCCTGTACCTTGGCCGGTTTTTTTAGTAGTGAAATAAGGTTGGAAAATCTTATTCAAAATATCTTTGCTCATCCCGACCCCGTTATCCCTGATCTTGACCATAGGATGATGGTTCTTCTCTCCAACGGAGATCTCTATTCTTCCTTTATTCTCTGTCGCGTCAGCAGAATTCAAAAAGATATTAGAGAATAAAAGACTCAATTGGTCTGCGTTGGAATGTACAGGCGTTTTATCAGGACTTCTATCAAATACTATTTCACAATATTTTAAACGAGTAGTCTTTCTAAAAACTTCGATCACAGATTCTACAACTTCGTTTAGATCCAAATCTTCTTTGTCTCTACCTGAATCTCCTGGTTTACCCAATTGGAGTAAATTAAAAGTCAGGTTCTTTAATTTAGTGATCTGATTCCAGGTGACTGAGATTGCCTTATCTTTGATAGGTTCATCCGCATCGGGAAGTCTCGCTACTTCTATAAAACCTTGTATAGCAGTCAGTGCGTTATTGATCTCATGACCAATGCTAGATGCGATCGTAGTTAAGAACGCTCTTCTTTCCGCATCGATCAGTTTTTCAGATATGATATTTTTCTGCGTAATATCTCTTGCGATACCAGTATAATATGTTTTTCCATTCAATTCATATCTACAAACAGAAATATCAAAATTAAATTTTTCTCCACTTCTACTTACTAATTCTGCGTTATGTAATCTGGCGATATTATGATCGGATTTGCGGCTCATCAGATGAGTGATCCTTTCCATATACGCATCTATATTCTCATCAGAGATAAGAAGTGTGATCTTTTGTCCTACGATTTCGTTCTCGTCATATCCGAAATTTCGGATGGTAGCTTCGTTAGCTCCATGAATAAGAAGATCCTCGTCTAAAGTGATCACACAGTCTCCGGTAGTTTCTAAAATTAGACTATTACGATAATTTAGATCTTTGGATTGTTGTGCAAAATGGGTCTTCTCTCGGACTGCTTTTATGATCTTTTTGGATTTTCTATCTCTATCTTCTTTTTCTTTGCGGGCATTCTCTAACGCAGCTAAAATATTTTGTCTGCTTACAGGTTTAGAAATATAATCAAATACTCTGTTTCTAAGAGCTTCTTCTGCAGTATGAAGTTGAGGGTTGCCAGTGATGAGTATGACTGGAATATTAGAATTGTATTTTTTGATCTCTCGAGCGACTTCGATCCCGTCTTTTCCGCCCATTAGAATATCAGAAATTACTATATCGACTGCGTGATCTCTCACGATCGTCATTGCAGATTCAAAATCTTCTGCAAGAAAAACGTGATATCCTTCTCTGGAGATTACACGTTCTAAAGCGGTTCTGATTTCCGCTTCGTCGTCAATGATCAGGACGTTGGGATTTCTTTCCCTTGTCATCGTTTTTTAAAGAATAAGTTCATCATACCTTTCCAACAGGCACTCGGACAGTGACCTTGGTACCTTGTCCCGGATTGGATTCCAAATGAATTGTCCCGCCGTGATCAGTTATGATCCGTTGAGAGATCGTCAATCCGAGTCCCGTTCCCTGTTTAGTTCTTCTAGTCGTGTATAAAGGTAGAAAAGCTTTCTCTGCGACTTCGGCGTTCATTCCGGGACCGTTATCTTGAATGGTAAAACTCACCATCTCTCCGTTCAAATATAATTCTTTTCGTGCGGAAACTTGTATCAATGGAATAGCCGGTTTATGTTCCATTTCGGAAATTGCGTTAACTGCATTTACTAGACAGTTGATCAATACCTGTTCGATTTCCTGCCAAGCAACATGGATCTGAGGAAGTTCTGGATTAGTAACTCGTTTCAATTCGATTCCATTCTTTTTACAACTCACCTCGATGAGTTCGCAGGCTCTTAAAAGAATAAAATATGGAGAAACTAGTTCCTTCTTTCTCGGGGCCCTTCTTCCCAAATCCAAAAGACCTTTGATCAAATCTCTGATCCGTAATGCAGCACCTTCTACTCTTTTATAAACTTTTTTTCTTTCGATTGGATCTGGATCTTCATGTTCTAAAAGATCTTCTAAATATAATAAACTGGATTGAAGAGGGTTATTCACTTCGTGAGCGATACCTGCTGCGATCTCTCCTATAGATGCAAATTTTGCGGTCTCGTACAATTGTCTATCCAAGATCTTTGTTTGGGTCACATCGGAGAATATTAACATCGCAGCAACAGGCATATCCTGGTATTTTTTGAGCGGAAGGAACTTTATAGAAAAATAATTTTCCTCTTCTCCCAATAATACCATGGAAAAATCTAAATAGGCCGCTCTCTGTGTGCGGATACATTCTTCTAATTTGACTAGGATACCTTTTTGTGCTTCTTCTGGGAAAAGAGAAGGGAATTCATCATCCACATCTACATTTAGGAATTGGAATAAATAAAATTTTAAAATCGGGGCAACTTCTAAAACTTTTCCCTGAGGATCCAGGATTACGATCCCATTATTCATGGAAGCGAATAAGTTCCTAAGTTTCATCTCGGAAGCACGGATCAACTCTTCATTCTTCTTCTGTTCTGAAATATCTAAAAGAAGTAAGATTGTCCCGATCCTATTTCCATAATCATCTTTAAGGGAAGAAGAAGCGAGTAAGAACGGAACCTCATGTCTGCCTCGGATCGTGATCCTTGTTTCCGCTCTGGACCCCAAAAGGATCATATCCATTGCTTCCGGTTCTAATTTGAGAAGTTCCCTTACTTGGACTCCGATAATCTCTTCTTTAGAAATTCCTAATAGAGCACTGATATTATTATTAACGTAGGTAATAAATCCTTCATCATCAGTAGATAGAAGAGGTACTTCCAGGGAATTTAAGAGTGCTCCTTGGAATTGTAGGATTTTTGCAGTTTCCCTTCTTTGTTTTTCTATCCTTAAATATTGAAGAGAAGAAAGAAGATCTTCTACTATCTCGAAATATAGATAATTTTCCCCGGAATCGAATGCCATATTCTCGCGGGAAATGATCTGTATTCCACCTATAATTTTACCTTCTTCTTTAATGATCAAGCTTAGGGATCTTCTGAAATCTTTTGCAACTAATGCTTCTTCCCATTCAGGATATTTATTAGAACCGAATTCATAAATATGGAATTGTTCCTTTCCTTCTAATAGAGTTTCAAAAGGAGATTTAGTTTTCTTTTCTTCCCAAGCGGTTTCTAAATTTTTTCTCCATTTAGAATCTAGGTCTGATTGTATCAGTATTTGATCTGTCCCATCTTCTCTTCTATAAAACCCCCAGACTAAACTATAATGAGGATTTTCTTTGAGAGTATCACAGATCTTTTGAAAGAGTGTACTCTCAGAACTCAAACGAAGAGATCTAAGATTTAATTTTAAAAGTCGAAGAGTTCTTAAGATACTTTGTAAATAATATAATCTGAGTTCTATCTCTCTGATCTCAGATCTTTGATAAATATGAAAAATTAAAGGTGAGTTTGGAGTTTCCGAGAATGCATTGATCGTAAAGTCAGCGAGTAGAAGTGACCCATTTTTCATTCTCAAATTCCAGAGAAGGGAGATGCCTAATTCTTCTGCTCCGCTCCCGTAATTTCCGATGCTGTCTGGGCGCGCTAGTAAATTACTGAGGCTAAGGTTCTTTAGTTCTTCTGAATCATAGCCTAAGATTGAACATGCTTTAGGATTTGAGCCGAGTATATTATAACTTCCTGGCTCTAAGATTAGAATTCCTTCCTGGGCGGGAAAGAAGGCCTTTTCTAAGAGTAGAACTAATTCCCGGTTCTTCATGAATTGTATATAATATCGGAATTCCAGATCATAAAATTGATTTGGATTCCTTGCTAGATTCAGCTAGAGAGGGAATCATTGACCCAATCTATGGATTTTGTATACGAACTTTTTCTTCGAAATTATACCAGGCAAAAAATTCGATTTATGGAGGAGGAGCTGGGATTTCAGCGCCTGCAAGTTGACCTTGGTGGACACAAAATTTTCTTTTTGAAGAGACCTTCTGCCCAAGGATCAAACAAAACTCTTTTTTTCATCCACGGACTTCTGGATTCTGCCACAGGTTTCAGGAGGTTGGCTCCTTTTTTACGAAATGACTTCAATCTTTTAGTCCCGGATATCCCTGGTTTCGGGTTAAGTCCTCTACCTAAAGTGAAATATTTGTATCAAGTAGATGTATTTGCGGACCTTCTTTACAATTCGATCCGCAAACTCGCGTTAAACGATGTGGTTTTGGCCGGACACTCCATGGGATCTTTGATCGCGATGATGATCGCAATCCGCGACTCTGAAAAAGAAAAAAGGATCCAAAAACTTGTGCTACTTGCTCCTGGTGGAATTCCGCATCCGCAAAGAGACGAAATGAGGAAGTTACTTTTTCCTTCTAAAACTGAAGAGATTGAAAGACTTCTTACGGCATTGTATCAGGAGAATGTTCCGGAATTGGGTGGTCTCGCGAAAAAGGCTCTGCTCAGTCAGTGGAATAATTTAGCACATCAATTCTTAACTGAGAATACTCTGGACAGAGAGAAGGAAATTTTTCTGGGTAAAAAACTTTCTGCGGTTTCCCAAAAAACTTTGATCATTTCTGGGACAGAAGATCCGATCACTGATCCTCCAATGGTAAAAAAATTACATTCTTATTTAAAGAAGAGCAAACTGGTCTGGATCCCAAACGTGAAACACGCTCTTCACATGGAAAGACCAAAAGAAGTAGCCGAAAAAATCAATTCTTGGCTTTGAAGATGGATATTAGATGAGTTCTACCCCTTAAATTGGGGAGAAGAATGATAATCATCAGACGTTATGCCATTGGAAATAAATTATTTATTAACAAAACATAATGCAGCTTATTTCTATTTTCTCTTCTTAAGTTCTATCTGTGAAATATAAAAGACAGACAACTAAAATTAAAAAAATCGCGAAAAAATTTTATATTCTATTGTTACGCGGAATCTTAATTCCGCCTGACCTATATCAGATTTTATAAAAATAAAAAAAATCCTCCTGCCATCGTCTGAGTTTTTTGAAAAACGAATATAGAAATTAGAATCAAAAAACCGTAATACAAGGGGCCGGTTGGCGGATAAAAAATGGAAAAAGTAAAAATCGCTATAGTTGAAGATAATTCCGAGTTTGCACAGAACTGTGCAAACACTCTCTCTGTGATGGAAGAAGTAGATCAGGTAGAAGTTTTTTCTTCTACTGAAGATCTATCACAGAATCATGAGAACAAATACGATCTTGTATTTATGGATATCGTACTTCCAGGTAAATCTGGGATCGATTACATCAAAGAAAGATCGGAATTTGACAATGATCCTAAGTATATTATGCTTTCTACGTTAGACACTGACGATGCTTTGATACAAGCTATGAAGGCAGGTGCAGTTGGATTCGTTCTTAAAAAAGATCTGAAAGATATAAAAGAAGTAGCGAGGATGGTAATGAAAGAAGGAGGAATACTTTCTCCTGGTGCAGCCGCCAAGGTAATTTCTTTTTTCAGAAAATCTCCAACCAAGGAAACTCATTCTTTAACTCCTAGAGAAAAAGAAATTTTGAATCATATCATCAATGGTTATAGAACAAAGGAGATAGCGCGCAACTTCGGAACGAAAGAAGGTACTGTTCGTATACAGATCAAAAGTATTTTCAAAAAATTACAAGTGAACTCTCGAGTTGATCTAGTTCGTAAGTATTCTCGTTTCTAAAATTTTACTAATCCAAAGTATCTAATTTTACTGTGACAGTACACATTAGTTTTTGCGACATGGAAAGATTAGTTTTATAGGAGTTTGTAATAAAAACTTAGTTAATTTAAAATAATAAGGAAACTTGCTTTCATCGAATTGTTACTAGTGTATGGTATACGACATGATGGAGATCCGAGAAACGGAATGGTCCGAAGCTCTGGCTCGTCTCGCTGTTGTAGTATCTACTTACAAACATGTTGGAAGTACTACAGATCAAGTCTTCCTGGCTTGCGAGTCATTATGGGCGGATTGGGACGACTTCGAACCTACTGGGCCTGATTGGTTACAAGGTTTTGAGGAATCCATGGACGAAGGAGAGATGAAATATGCTTCAAACTCCTTTTCTCAAGTAAGGTCCTTATTGAGAGAAAAATTAGACGAGGTCAATCATACATTCGAGAATGGAGAAGATTCCGCAATTGGTGGTTTGATCTTAGAATTGTCTGACGGAATATATTCTTTATTAAACGGGCCTGAAGAGCCTGATAAAACTGTCGAATCCATACTCATAGAGGCAGAAAAACTTTTAGAAATACTTTTGGAATCTAATGATCTCAAATTTCCTGAGGACGAAAATTTGTCTTCTATTGATCTGGAATTGATTTCTGACTTAGGAGAAAGAGAAATTTTAAGAGAATTGATCTCTGCTTTTGAATCCGCAGTCGAATCTAAACAAAATGGAAAGGCATTATATCTTTTGATGTCCAGGATCTTTATAGTTCACTGGAGTTTTTACAGATTGAAAGTAGCTTAATTATAAATTTTTAATTTTACTTTTGTTTTCTTTTGGCTTCTTGGCCAAGTTTCACTTCTTCCCTTAAATTTTCCGCTTCTTGCTGAGATATTCCTGCCTGCTCTAACATGAATGTTTCGAG
Proteins encoded in this window:
- a CDS encoding response regulator, with the protein product MEKVKIAIVEDNSEFAQNCANTLSVMEEVDQVEVFSSTEDLSQNHENKYDLVFMDIVLPGKSGIDYIKERSEFDNDPKYIMLSTLDTDDALIQAMKAGAVGFVLKKDLKDIKEVARMVMKEGGILSPGAAAKVISFFRKSPTKETHSLTPREKEILNHIINGYRTKEIARNFGTKEGTVRIQIKSIFKKLQVNSRVDLVRKYSRF
- a CDS encoding YqjF family protein, whose amino-acid sequence is MRISSEHRPWPVPKAGWRMKQIWHDLLFVHWPLPVSMIRPFVPKRLEIDTFENQTWIGVVPFHMSGIRMRGLPVMPIASRFPEINVRVYVTIDGKPGVYFFSLDAESWLAVKVARAFYHLPYYLANFKVIEKENRIYYQSQRTSSKNRFCFQAEYGPTSDVFLAKKGSLDYWLTERYCLYANNKNSLYRCEILHEPWPLQKAEANILQNTMADLEGIRLPDIKPLYHFSKKIEVLTWGLEKV
- a CDS encoding alpha/beta fold hydrolase; translated protein: MDFVYELFLRNYTRQKIRFMEEELGFQRLQVDLGGHKIFFLKRPSAQGSNKTLFFIHGLLDSATGFRRLAPFLRNDFNLLVPDIPGFGLSPLPKVKYLYQVDVFADLLYNSIRKLALNDVVLAGHSMGSLIAMMIAIRDSEKEKRIQKLVLLAPGGIPHPQRDEMRKLLFPSKTEEIERLLTALYQENVPELGGLAKKALLSQWNNLAHQFLTENTLDREKEIFLGKKLSAVSQKTLIISGTEDPITDPPMVKKLHSYLKKSKLVWIPNVKHALHMERPKEVAEKINSWL
- a CDS encoding NTP transferase domain-containing protein: MKAFFPCAGFGTRMGEWTKVLPKPLLKINNIPLIYYSLFHAKSWGVKDGLLNLHYLGEKIQEELKGFKDFQLNFSTETPEILGTGGGIRTGIERFWNSKDKFLVLNPDFILFPESGFNPWPSQEEQNKFDCILYLSKIPENATYTGLSLHDDMVKFTPGGYFYLGLSWMKAECLSDLEPNKSYDLADTFRKLSAKNRLGGKIFEGNFLDLGEKQFYEKYKDTDFSDRLVKDWIEFKNKILS
- a CDS encoding phosphotransferase gives rise to the protein MNEVLSEIDFRFLAIDGKFPEKIDSLNPEASARRYYRAIYPDGATKILCKDQVFQHDFQEVGHFLEHHGFKVPKIYKTDVFNKLMLLSDEGDSDLSSIQEDAEYRTFLVKSIELLVSLQKTRPEPPVSTREFDYEKLNFENKFTFSSYIKFSEMFKLRTKLRPEVVFFLEESSGFLAEYKEKVFCHRDFHARNIMLSPTGELTLIDFQDARMGTPFYDISSLLYDAYRPIPFAMRQGLFLLFLKLSDNRFKKPRECYYLQCLQRSYKALGSYFMLVAEKKQDKYRQSVLNCLDNLLEIVQVGLFPDQLFLFFHLLKKELSHNTLFLEKL
- a CDS encoding ATP-binding protein gives rise to the protein MKNRELVLLLEKAFFPAQEGILILEPGSYNILGSNPKACSILGYDSEELKNLSLSNLLARPDSIGNYGSGAEELGISLLWNLRMKNGSLLLADFTINAFSETPNSPLIFHIYQRSEIREIELRLYYLQSILRTLRLLKLNLRSLRLSSESTLFQKICDTLKENPHYSLVWGFYRREDGTDQILIQSDLDSKWRKNLETAWEEKKTKSPFETLLEGKEQFHIYEFGSNKYPEWEEALVAKDFRRSLSLIIKEEGKIIGGIQIISRENMAFDSGENYLYFEIVEDLLSSLQYLRIEKQRRETAKILQFQGALLNSLEVPLLSTDDEGFITYVNNNISALLGISKEEIIGVQVRELLKLEPEAMDMILLGSRAETRITIRGRHEVPFLLASSSLKDDYGNRIGTILLLLDISEQKKNEELIRASEMKLRNLFASMNNGIVILDPQGKVLEVAPILKFYLFQFLNVDVDDEFPSLFPEEAQKGILVKLEECIRTQRAAYLDFSMVLLGEEENYFSIKFLPLKKYQDMPVAAMLIFSDVTQTKILDRQLYETAKFASIGEIAAGIAHEVNNPLQSSLLYLEDLLEHEDPDPIERKKVYKRVEGAALRIRDLIKGLLDLGRRAPRKKELVSPYFILLRACELIEVSCKKNGIELKRVTNPELPQIHVAWQEIEQVLINCLVNAVNAISEMEHKPAIPLIQVSARKELYLNGEMVSFTIQDNGPGMNAEVAEKAFLPLYTTRRTKQGTGLGLTISQRIITDHGGTIHLESNPGQGTKVTVRVPVGKV
- a CDS encoding hybrid sensor histidine kinase/response regulator → MTRERNPNVLIIDDEAEIRTALERVISREGYHVFLAEDFESAMTIVRDHAVDIVISDILMGGKDGIEVAREIKKYNSNIPVILITGNPQLHTAEEALRNRVFDYISKPVSRQNILAALENARKEKEDRDRKSKKIIKAVREKTHFAQQSKDLNYRNSLILETTGDCVITLDEDLLIHGANEATIRNFGYDENEIVGQKITLLISDENIDAYMERITHLMSRKSDHNIARLHNAELVSRSGEKFNFDISVCRYELNGKTYYTGIARDITQKNIISEKLIDAERRAFLTTIASSIGHEINNALTAIQGFIEVARLPDADEPIKDKAISVTWNQITKLKNLTFNLLQLGKPGDSGRDKEDLDLNEVVESVIEVFRKTTRLKYCEIVFDRSPDKTPVHSNADQLSLLFSNIFLNSADATENKGRIEISVGEKNHHPMVKIRDNGVGMSKDILNKIFQPYFTTKKTGQGTGLGMFVAKEIADVFGIRIEIDSEPEKGTEFRLVFPDKL